The Mesoterricola silvestris sequence CCCAGGCCCACGTCCTCAAGGGCAGGAAGAACTTCCTCACCGGCTACGACCCCGTCAACGTCGACGGCACCATCAACTGCGTCGTCGAGATCCCCGCCGGCACCACCGCCAAGTACGAGACGGACATCAAGACCGGCCTCATCGCCATCGAGCAGAAGAACGGCGCCCCCCGCTACGTGCAGTACCTGGGCTACCCCTGCAACTACGGCGCGGTGCCCCGCTCCGTCCTCCTCAAGACCAAGGGCGGCGACGGCGATCCCATCGACGTGCTGATCCTGGGCCATTCGGTGCCCACCGGCACCCTGGTCAAGGCCCGCACCCTGGGGATCCTGGTGCTTTCCGACTCCGGCGAAGTGGACAACAAGCTGGTGGTGGCCATGGAGGGCTCGCCCTTCTGGAACTGCAAGAGCATCGCCGACCTGGACGCCAAGTTCCCCGGCGTCACCTCCATCCTCCAGACCTGGTTCACCTCGTACAAGGGCCGGGACAAGGAAGGCAAGCTCCTGCTGTCCTCCACGGGCTTCAAGGAGCGGGCCGAGGCGATCCGCTTCCTGGGCGACGCCGTCCTGGACTACGAGAACTCCGTGACCACCGACGCCGACCGGCGCCCCCTGGACAAGGACGGGAACCCCAGCCTGTACCGCTGGCCCGGCGCGAAGAACCTGGGCGAATGACACCGAGGGGGGCGCAACCGCCCCCCTTTTCATCCTGCGAACATCA is a genomic window containing:
- a CDS encoding inorganic diphosphatase; translated protein: MKTLFSPRILLPGILLCLAAATTPLPARQPSDVTAQAHVLKGRKNFLTGYDPVNVDGTINCVVEIPAGTTAKYETDIKTGLIAIEQKNGAPRYVQYLGYPCNYGAVPRSVLLKTKGGDGDPIDVLILGHSVPTGTLVKARTLGILVLSDSGEVDNKLVVAMEGSPFWNCKSIADLDAKFPGVTSILQTWFTSYKGRDKEGKLLLSSTGFKERAEAIRFLGDAVLDYENSVTTDADRRPLDKDGNPSLYRWPGAKNLGE